DNA from Prunus persica cultivar Lovell chromosome G6, Prunus_persica_NCBIv2, whole genome shotgun sequence:
tGAAAAGGATTTTCTTTCTAAGCATGGACCATCAACGATTAGCAATCAATCATGTGTGCATCGAGGACCGTAAGTATAAGGAATTATACCTTTTCGGGGTTAGCAACGAAAATTCGAGAAAGGAGATGTCTACATTCCATGGAAACGCGTACATAGTCAGGAATGGAGTAGTGGACACTAAGAATCCGCTGAAATAAGGCATTAGCAAATTATAGATGTTAGGCCACAACATTAAAAGGCATAGCAATAGGCAAAACTAAAATGGTACAAATACCACAATGATACATACCTGGAGTGTTTTTCTGAAGTTTCTTGGATCTTCTGGATCTTCAAAGGGATAAGCACCCACAAGCATCACATACAAAGTGACCCCACATGACCAAACATCCGCAATCTGAGATTCTcagagaataaaaaaagagtgaaGACACGATGTTAGGTTACCAAATAGTTGGCCCCAAAATGACAAGGACAAGACCAAAAATCGAACATGAAAAACAGGCCAACAAAGATTAGTAAACTTACCTTCCCATCATACTCTTTTCTTGACAGGACCTCTGGTGCAATGTAGGCCGGTGTTCCAACAGTTGATTTGGGTTGGGAATGCAACACAGATGACTATAAGatgcaacaaaaaataaattaagtaattgaaattgaattaacaagccgaaaaatgaaaactgaaaCAGTTATCAAACTGGCCTGAATGTATTGTAAATGAAGTAGTTAATTGCCTTGGAATAACCAAAATCGCAAATTTTGAGACGTGGTGCTGAGCTTCCATCTAGAAGTGTGTTCTCCAATTTAAGATCTCTGTGGCAAATTTGCTGCAATAGAAAACATACAAAATCAGAAAGGGATGGATGGAAGGTCAAGATTGGAGAtaattacaacaacaaaaactttaattatgattttgatAGGTTGAGGTTTTTACCATTGAGTGGCAATAACTGACTCCTGAAATCAGCTGTTGAAAGAAATATCTTGCCTACAGATACCCATGTAAAGTATCAGGAAATCAAggaaaagaaacccaaaacagCTACTAAAATATCTAATCATTTGTAgctgaagaaaagaaaacccaagtatatatatatatatgtatatatatatatatatatatatatatatatatatatatataagctggATATTCTTTTAGCATTGAATTTGTTCTAATTTTTACCTCGTCCTCACTGAATCTACCAGCAGTGCATATTCTTTCAAACAGTTCTCCTCCAGCTGCATATTCCATGACAATGGCCAAGTCGGTTGGTGTTAACAAGACCTGCAAAAGTTAACAGACATACAGTCaaataaataaggaaaaaatcTCATCTGATTTCAAATATGCTAAACCCCTTAAAATTACTCATTGAAAACCAACTATATAAGCATCAATTTTTCACTCTAGCCAGCCCGGTTCCAATGCCAAGATAATGGAGGAAAAGGGTAGAGTCTTTAAAACAAGTGGAGATAGGAAAGCATGTTCTGTTATTAACATAAAGTAGTCTCTGATTCTCTAACAGTTCTTGCAAGTTGCAGACCACTAACGTAGCTTTGCAGAAACTTTTCTCATTGAGATACGAATAGAACTATTTCATTAAAGTTTGAGATCAAACTCAGAGTTATACCTCTTTAAATCTTATTATATTGGGATGCTTCAAGGACCTGTGGTTCATAATCTCCCTCTGTACATGCTCATCAATCTGTAAACACAGAAGAATGCTTCAAATTAGTCCctccatgaaaaaaaaaaaaccaaaacccagaTGATAAAATCTCACCTATCAAGattaatgggaaaaaaaaaggagacccaagaatcaaaatttcataccaatgaaagaggaaaaaaatgaaagatgcATATGTTACCTTCAGCCCTCTTTCAATAAACTTCACAGCATAGAGCTCCCCACTCCATTTGTCCTTAACCAGTTTTGCAACCCCAAAATTCCCAGACCCAATATCCTTCAATATCTCATAGCGCTCCATTGCTATAGcaacaatctctctctctctctctctctaaattgTGTATAAATTCTCTGCCCTTGTCTACTTGCTTGCGTGAAGCATCTTCATGGGTTTTTCAAGGCCTTTATTTCTGAATTGGCAGCAATGCAAAAAGATGTAAAGCTTGTTGGTTAAGCTTTGGCTACATCCCCTCCTCCTATGCTCCAGTGGACTGTCTAAAAAGTCTTCGCGGAACATAAGAAACAAGAAGAGCAGCAATTCCACGTGCCGATTTTTGAGTGGTTACGATCTCCAGCAGACATGACCAAGTTGTGACCGACCACTATCCCTGTTGTCGTGCTCTCGAATGTGTTAGTTGGTCGTACTCGCCGTTACAAGACTACGACGTGTCGTTTTGGAGAAGCTAATGGCAGCTGTTAGCGTAAATTTGGCGGGTAAATATTTTGGGTACTCTCAGCGAGTAAGAGAGCATTTATTTTGAGTGGAGGGAACAATTCCTTGGGTCTACGAGGGGAGGGGATAAGTAACAGAAGGTAGGACCAAAAGATGACGCGGACGGTGGAGAGGGAGGACAGTGAGATATGTCGTGCAACTTGATGGTAGGCTCCACACATTTCTTTTGGGACGTTGCCTGGATTTCATCCTTCTTGGAATTTGAAACAACGCAATCTGATTGCATACAACAAAAATAGAGTGCTTTACATTCATTTCTCTGCCGACCTTATgtttaaaatttgagaaatttgtaTAATATCACTTGAATTTTTGGGTATGTACGCTAACATcatct
Protein-coding regions in this window:
- the LOC18772729 gene encoding serine/threonine-protein kinase SAPK1; this translates as MERYEILKDIGSGNFGVAKLVKDKWSGELYAVKFIERGLKIDEHVQREIMNHRSLKHPNIIRFKEVLLTPTDLAIVMEYAAGGELFERICTAGRFSEDEARYFFQQLISGVSYCHSMQICHRDLKLENTLLDGSSAPRLKICDFGYSKSSVLHSQPKSTVGTPAYIAPEVLSRKEYDGKIADVWSCGVTLYVMLVGAYPFEDPEDPRNFRKTLQRILSVHYSIPDYVRVSMECRHLLSRIFVANPEKRITIPEIKQHPWFLKNIPVEFMEENNLQSSNQNHEQQSSQSIEEILVIIQEARKAANGAKIGGLLLGSMDLDEIDDADIDDIETSGDFVCAL